One Rosa chinensis cultivar Old Blush chromosome 3, RchiOBHm-V2, whole genome shotgun sequence DNA window includes the following coding sequences:
- the LOC112193377 gene encoding protein TPX2 isoform X2: MEKALTKSSLKSTSPSHSAVSSWSSNSGGMPRDELKERGYDKDYYYKVDSRVYASYQSKSPTRESTKPQEVKLHTQQRATKRAMFNYMVAAKLGILEQRRKQEEMLHKMIEEEEIRLLRKEMIPRAQLMPFFDRPFIPQRSSRPLTIPKEPSFRMMSSKSFTACRSGTPIYSFQHTTQAPIK, translated from the exons aTGGAGAAGGCACTCACCAAGTCTAGTCTTAAG AGTACTAGTCCTTCACACTCTGCTGTGAGTTCATGGAGCTCAAATTCTGGAGGAATG CCAAGAGATGAACTGAAAGAACGGGGATATGACAAAGACTACTACTATAAGGTTGATAGTCGTGTATAT GCTTCTTATCAGAGCAAGTCTCCTACAAGAGAAAGTACCAAGCCTCAAGAAGTTAAACTTCACACTCAACAAAGGGCAACCAAAAGGGCAATGTTCAACTACATG GTTGCAGCAAAGTTGGGTATCTTGGAGCAGCGGAGAAAGCAAGAAGAGATGTTGCATAAG ATGatagaagaggaagagattCGCTTACTGAGAAAGGAGATGATTCCAAGGGCTCAACTCATGCCGTTTTTCGATAGACCTTTTATTCCTCAAAG ATCAAGCAGGCCTTTGACAATTCCTAAAGAACCAAGCTTCCGCATGATGAGCAGCAAGAGCTTCACTGCTTGTAGATCTGGTACCCCAATCTACAGTTTCCAACACACTACTCAAGCCCCCATCAAGTAA
- the LOC112193785 gene encoding GDSL esterase/lipase At5g37690 produces the protein MEAVFGMALATIILTSMAAMAASEASPATFVFGDSLTEVGNNNYLQYSLAKSNFPWYGVDYEGGQATGRFTNGRTIGDLISAKLGIPSPPPYLSLSTNDDALLKGVNYASGGAGILNDTGLYFIERLSFDDQVQSFNKTREVIKAKIGSEAATKLLTEALYFIGIGSNDYVNNFLQPFLPDGQEYTHDDFVELLIGTLEQQLKTLYQLGARKMMFHGLGPLGCIPSQRVKSKKGQCLKKVNKWVLEFNSKVEKLIASLNRRLPKAKFSFADTYSDVLDLISNPTTYGFKVSNTSCCNVDTSIGGLCLPNSKICTNRKDYVFWDAFHPSDAANAVLADKLFLRLFSKPPAPAPTPSH, from the exons ATGGAAGCTGTATTCGGGATGGCTCTAGCCACCATCATTTTGACAAGCATGGCAGCCATGGCTGCATCAGAAGCATCTCCAGCCACATTTGTGTTCGGTGACTCGTTAACAGAAGTGGGAAACAACAATTATTTGCAGTATTCTCTTGCAAAGTCAAATTTTCCTTGGTACGGGGTCGATTATGAAGGTGGTCAGGCTACCGGGAGATTCACAAATGGAAGAACTATTGGTGATTTAATAT CTGCAAAGCTTGGGATTCCATCACCGCCGCCTTATCTCTCATTGTCAACGAATGATGATGCACTGCTTAAGGGGGTCAACTATGCATCTGGTGGTGCAGGAATACTAAATGACACTGGACTCTATTTT ATTGAGAGACTGTCCTTTGATGATCAAGTACAAAGTTTCAACAAGACAAGGGAAGTCATCAAGGCTAAGATTGGGAGTGAAGCTGCAACCAAGCTTTTAACTGAAGCTCtctatttcattggaattg GCAGCAATGATTATGTCAATAATTTCTTACAACCCTTTTTACCTGATGGTCAAGAGTACACTCATGATGACTTTGTGGAACTGTTAATAGGCACCTTAGAGCAACAACTTAAG ACTCTTTACCAGTTGGGTGCACGAAAGATGATGTTTCATGGTCTTGGTCCACTCGGCTGCATTCCTTCTCAGAGGGTTAAATCAAAGAAAGGCCAATGCTTGAAGAAAGTCAACAAGTGGGTGCTGGAATTCAACTCTAAAGTAGAGAAGCTCATTGCCTCTCTTAACAGACGCCTCCCAAAAGCAAAATTCTCATTTGCTGATACATATTCAGATGTTCTTGACTTAATCAGCAACCCTACCACATATG GTTTTAAGGTTTCCAATACGTCATGTTGCAATGTAGACACGAGCATTGGAGGGCTATGCTTACCAAATTCAAAAATATGCACGAACCGCAAAGATTATGTATTCTGGGATGCATTCCACCCCTCAGATGCAGCAAATGCAGTTCTTGCTGACAAACTCTTCTTGAGACTATTTTCTAAGCCTCCAGCCCCTGCACCAACACCTTCTCACTAA
- the LOC112193377 gene encoding protein TPX2 isoform X4 — translation MEKALTKSSLKSTSPSHSAVSSWSSNSGGMPRDELKERGYDKDYYYKASYQSKSPTRESTKPQEVKLHTQQRATKRAMFNYMVAAKLGILEQRRKQEEMLHKMIEEEEIRLLRKEMIPRAQLMPFFDRPFIPQRSSRPLTIPKEPSFRMMSSKSFTACRSGTPIYSFQHTTQAPIK, via the exons aTGGAGAAGGCACTCACCAAGTCTAGTCTTAAG AGTACTAGTCCTTCACACTCTGCTGTGAGTTCATGGAGCTCAAATTCTGGAGGAATG CCAAGAGATGAACTGAAAGAACGGGGATATGACAAAGACTACTACTATAAG GCTTCTTATCAGAGCAAGTCTCCTACAAGAGAAAGTACCAAGCCTCAAGAAGTTAAACTTCACACTCAACAAAGGGCAACCAAAAGGGCAATGTTCAACTACATG GTTGCAGCAAAGTTGGGTATCTTGGAGCAGCGGAGAAAGCAAGAAGAGATGTTGCATAAG ATGatagaagaggaagagattCGCTTACTGAGAAAGGAGATGATTCCAAGGGCTCAACTCATGCCGTTTTTCGATAGACCTTTTATTCCTCAAAG ATCAAGCAGGCCTTTGACAATTCCTAAAGAACCAAGCTTCCGCATGATGAGCAGCAAGAGCTTCACTGCTTGTAGATCTGGTACCCCAATCTACAGTTTCCAACACACTACTCAAGCCCCCATCAAGTAA
- the LOC112193377 gene encoding protein TPX2 isoform X3, translating into MEKALTKSSLKSVKSTSPSHSAVSSWSSNSGGMPRDELKERGYDKDYYYKASYQSKSPTRESTKPQEVKLHTQQRATKRAMFNYMVAAKLGILEQRRKQEEMLHKMIEEEEIRLLRKEMIPRAQLMPFFDRPFIPQRSSRPLTIPKEPSFRMMSSKSFTACRSGTPIYSFQHTTQAPIK; encoded by the exons aTGGAGAAGGCACTCACCAAGTCTAGTCTTAAG TCTGTGAAGAGTACTAGTCCTTCACACTCTGCTGTGAGTTCATGGAGCTCAAATTCTGGAGGAATG CCAAGAGATGAACTGAAAGAACGGGGATATGACAAAGACTACTACTATAAG GCTTCTTATCAGAGCAAGTCTCCTACAAGAGAAAGTACCAAGCCTCAAGAAGTTAAACTTCACACTCAACAAAGGGCAACCAAAAGGGCAATGTTCAACTACATG GTTGCAGCAAAGTTGGGTATCTTGGAGCAGCGGAGAAAGCAAGAAGAGATGTTGCATAAG ATGatagaagaggaagagattCGCTTACTGAGAAAGGAGATGATTCCAAGGGCTCAACTCATGCCGTTTTTCGATAGACCTTTTATTCCTCAAAG ATCAAGCAGGCCTTTGACAATTCCTAAAGAACCAAGCTTCCGCATGATGAGCAGCAAGAGCTTCACTGCTTGTAGATCTGGTACCCCAATCTACAGTTTCCAACACACTACTCAAGCCCCCATCAAGTAA
- the LOC112194791 gene encoding uncharacterized protein LOC112194791 translates to MSVLCGAECVMVLGCTRWLWRRCTYVGSDDSATWPLATPDEFEPVPRLCRLILAVYETDLHNPQLIPKGGYRPNPDGVVKRVTYEQTCGHAPPYLIYVDRDHRDIVLAIRGLNLVKESDYQLLLDNKLGMQMFDGGYVHHGLLKSAIWLLNEEGETLKRLWLENGPDYNMVFVGHSLGSGVAALLTVIVVNHRDRLGGIPRSQIRCYALAPARCMSLNLAVKYADVIQSVVLQDDFLPRTATPLEDIFKSIFCLPCLLFLVCLRDTFIPEDRKLRDPRRLYAPGRMYHIVERKFCRCGRYPPEVRTAIPVDGRFEHIVLSCHATSDHGIIWIEREAEKAVERMREMSSETITTAPKVQKLERLQTFEKEHKDALERAVSLNVPYAVTASEEASEDQKPEEAPQSETEDVSETKSKSTSGRTNWDHVVQKLFKKTESGDIQLNRESNALN, encoded by the exons ATGTCGGTTCTCTGCGGCGCCGAGTGCGTCATGGTGTTGGGCTGCACGCGCTGGCTCTGGCGCCGCTGCACTTACGTCGGCTCCGACGACAGCGCCACCTGGCCCCTCGCCACCCCCGACGAGTTCGAGCCCGTCCCCCGCCTCTGCCGCTTGATCCTCGCCGTCTACGAGACCGATCTCCACAACCCTCAGCTCATCCCCAAGGGCGGCTACCGTCCCAACCCGGACGGCGTCGTCAAGCGCGTCACCTACGAGCAGACCTGCGGCCACGCGCCGCCCTACCTCATCTACGTCGACCGCGACCACCGCGACATCGTCCTCGCCATCCGGGGGCTCAATCTGGTGAAGGAGAGCGACTACCAGTTGCTGCTGGATAACAAGCTCGGAATGCAGATGTTCGACGGCGGCTACGTCCACCATGGCCTCTTGAAGTCCGCCATTTGGTTGCTTAACGAGGAAGGCGAGACTCTGAAGCGACTCTGGCTCGAGAATGGACCGGATTACAATATGGTCTTTGTTGGTCACTCTTTGGGGTCTGGTGTGGCCGCATTGCTGACTGTGATAGTAGTCAATCACAGGGACCGATTGGGTGGGATTCCCCGGAGTCAGATTCGCTGTTATGCTCTAGCTCCGGCGCGCTGTATGTCCTTGAATTTGGCTGTCAAGTACGCCGATGTTATACAATCAGTGGTCTTGCAG GACGATTTCTTGCCGAGAACTGCAACTCCCTTGGAAGATATCTTCAAGTCAATCttttg CTTGCCGTGCTTGTTGTTTTTGGTGTGTTTGAGAGATACGTTCATACCGGAAGATAGAAAGCTGAGAGATCCCAGAAGACTTTATGCACCCGGTCGGATGTATCATATTGTAGAGCGCAAATTTTGCAG ATGTGGGAGGTATCCTCCAGAGGTCAGAACTGCCATTCCTGTTGATGGAAGATTTGAACATATTGTCTTGTCATGTCATGCTACATCAGATCATGGAATTATCTGGATAGAAAGGGAAGCAGAGAAGGCTGTAGAA AGAATGAGGGAAATGAGCTCTGAGACCATAACAACTGCTCCAAAAGTACAAAAACTAGAGAGGCTGCAGACGTTTGAAAAGGAACACAAAGATGCGTTGGAAAGAGCTGTCAGTTTAAATGTGCCTTATGCTGTAACAGCCTCTGAGGAAGCCTCCGAGGATCAAAAACCGGAGGAGGCTCCGCAGAGTGAGACTGAAGATGTGTCAGAGACAAAGTCAAAGTCCACTAGTGGAAGGACAAACTGGGATCATGTGGTTCAAAAGCTATTTAAGAAAACTGAGTCTGGAGATATACAGCTAAATAGAGAATCAAATGCCCTCAACTAG
- the LOC112193377 gene encoding protein TPX2 isoform X1: MEKALTKSSLKSVKSTSPSHSAVSSWSSNSGGMPRDELKERGYDKDYYYKVDSRVYASYQSKSPTRESTKPQEVKLHTQQRATKRAMFNYMVAAKLGILEQRRKQEEMLHKMIEEEEIRLLRKEMIPRAQLMPFFDRPFIPQRSSRPLTIPKEPSFRMMSSKSFTACRSGTPIYSFQHTTQAPIK; encoded by the exons aTGGAGAAGGCACTCACCAAGTCTAGTCTTAAG TCTGTGAAGAGTACTAGTCCTTCACACTCTGCTGTGAGTTCATGGAGCTCAAATTCTGGAGGAATG CCAAGAGATGAACTGAAAGAACGGGGATATGACAAAGACTACTACTATAAGGTTGATAGTCGTGTATAT GCTTCTTATCAGAGCAAGTCTCCTACAAGAGAAAGTACCAAGCCTCAAGAAGTTAAACTTCACACTCAACAAAGGGCAACCAAAAGGGCAATGTTCAACTACATG GTTGCAGCAAAGTTGGGTATCTTGGAGCAGCGGAGAAAGCAAGAAGAGATGTTGCATAAG ATGatagaagaggaagagattCGCTTACTGAGAAAGGAGATGATTCCAAGGGCTCAACTCATGCCGTTTTTCGATAGACCTTTTATTCCTCAAAG ATCAAGCAGGCCTTTGACAATTCCTAAAGAACCAAGCTTCCGCATGATGAGCAGCAAGAGCTTCACTGCTTGTAGATCTGGTACCCCAATCTACAGTTTCCAACACACTACTCAAGCCCCCATCAAGTAA